From Amaranthus tricolor cultivar Red isolate AtriRed21 chromosome 4, ASM2621246v1, whole genome shotgun sequence:
CCATGGGCTGCATGCCATTATAAGTGAAGCTGCCAAATGCCAATCTTTCCTCATGTATTCTATTCAAAGCTTCTTGGTATAATTAATTAGGAGGTATGTCAAGTTCCCCAGAAGTTCTGGTAACTTCTAAGATGGCTCAGTACTCAGGAGGTATGTCGAGTTATCCAgcatttttttgcaatttttaagATGGCTCAGCAAACAAACTTTACAACTATCACTCTTGTGCTTGACGTTGATTCTCCTATTTATATATCAGGCCTCTTTCACGCATACTTTATAAAATTACTCCAGTGTCCTTGCTACAGGGCTGCAGGCTGTAGGTGAAAGTGAATTTTTTTCTCAATCTGGCTTTATACCACGGAGCACATAGTGGTAACATCTAAAAGACCTCTAAAACTAATGAAAGGTGATACCAGGAACTCAGAAAGGATATTTTCTTCTAggagtataattaaaaataatatatgggGCTCTTGAGCCATAGTGACAAGAAGTTTGTTGGCGCGGAATAAGGCTCGTGTGTCTACAATATGTCATTCACTTAATAACTCTTTGCATTTTAGCTAAACTGTTGATAAATGTTTACCACCTAACAAAGTAAAAATATTGGTGATCACATACAGCAACCTACAGACACCATAATTAGCAATCCGTATCATCTCTATCGTCTCTACTTCCAGTACTAGACTGCTACGTATGGTATGGCCACTAATATCATCTCTATGACTCTATCGTCTCTACTTCCAGTAAATATTTAGGTTTGCAtcaaaggaggaacaggaaataaaaattacatgaaAAACAGAAAATTTACCAACAACCACCTTTTATGTGTCAAATTTAAACCACAATTTTAATTGGCTAGAAACCATGTTATATAACGTCATACTTGTAAGACGCCACATTTGAAGTATATAATAATCTATTATACCGTCATTTTAACACTATTTTATCAACTAAAAGCAAAAGGGTGATGAAACCTACTTATCACAAACAGTAGAGTTGTATACAACTTATCTTCTTTTAGCTGAAAGGTGAGATTCCACAAAAGAAAATTGACATGAGGTATGATTTGACCAAAAAAACAACTAAACGGTGGTCACATTCAAAGTGAATATTTCATAAAGTAGTGTCTCACAGGTTTTCCTAAAAGGCACAAAGGAACAATTAGCATCCACCAACAACCACCTCCTGCCATCACTATTAGAAGCCATACAGCCAACAAATTACATACCGTTACCCACTTATGAGCAGCATGCAGTCATCATCACTACCACCACTTGCCAGTTTTTCACCTAGAATTACCAACAAGCCTCATTGTATCACTAGTTATGTCTCTTATCGCATCATAATGCTCCGCTCTTTCGTAAAGCATAACAATTCTTGAATTTCTCTTACTGAACACCATGAAATGGATGAACACCAACCATAAAGCTCCCCTCATTTGGAACAGCGCATTAACAAACTGGTTGTGTGAGCTGTGCGAGACATAGATCATGTAAGGGGACTGTCGGGATGGAAGTGACAGTTGCCAATAGTCTTAGATTCACAAGATTATCAACAAGATTCTAAATTTCTCTTATGCCATGCTTTGGAACAATGATCTCATTTGGAAATTTGGATTtggctcaaatttattatttggcaaatcaaaaattttcaaatttgaatttggatcaaattccacCGTTTTTTTAAAGTAgctaaagttgagaatttgagaatgactgcCCAAACCTTgccattctcaaattcttcatttatgatttcataattgaaatccataatttgaaataaaatacttgttTCCAAACACTACATTACGAAATACCAATTACAGAAAGATAAGGCAATGAAATTTCTTTCCAGCTTTACAGGTGGAGAATTGTCAGCAGTGGTTTCAGGTTCAGGAGTCACATGAGTGGGGGATTGATAAACGAAGGCATGATGGTGAAACTACGGACTCAAAAACAGACAATTCCATCCAATATAAATGTATTATTGGgctcaaaaattttcaaataaaaacttTGAACCCCTTTTACCTTTTAAAAAGCCCCAAACTAAATTCTCCTAAGTTTCTAGAGACTTTCATTAAGAAAAATGTCCCAGAAGCAAAATTGTACGTTCATGAAGCTACTGTAAGATATTGTGCAAACAATCAATATAGCACTCAGACAATGGAACTTAAAAAAAAGTTCATGCTCATGTAGAATGAAATTAACTTTGACGTATGCAGGGGAGGGGGAGATGACCAAGTAAGCAGTTAAGTCAACTCACTTGCTTGGAGACCAGCCCAACAGAATTTGTTTCGTCCTTTACATTTTCTCTTCCACTGGACCGAGAAGAAGAAAGTCGAACTGAGCAACGTCTTGATGCAGATGCATCAGCAGGACTTGTAGATCTAAGCAATTCTAATTCCTTTGATAGATTGAATATCTCCCCGTTTCTCTGGTCTGCCTCAGCCTCAGCCTCCAACTCACTGATTTTACTTCTTAGAGTAGCAGCTGTACCCTGTGGCTGTGTAAAACATGCTGCTTCCTCCTCTGAAGTAGTCCCTTGAAGTCTGCCATTACCTCTTCCGCTAGACCTAGAAGAGGATTGTTTATTATTGCAGCGCCTCAACACAGGCATATCAGCTGAGTTTTTAGATCTTGGCCACTTTATTTTCTTTGACAGTGTGGaaatttcttcacttttttgGTTTGCTTCAGCTTCCAACTCGCTAATTTTTGCTCTTAGAGCACAGATTGTAACCTGCAGCTGCGCAGAAGTGGCCTTTTCCTCCAGCACAGAACTCTGCCTTTTACCTTTCATACCAGAAGTTGAACGTTCACTTGCAAAATCGGTGATTTTAGATTTTAACAGCTCTAATTCATTTTTAAGTTTGGAGATTTCTTCATCTTTATTATTCGCAACAGCCTCCAACTTAATGATGTTGGCTCTCAAAGTTGTGACTGTCTCATCCTTTTCAATGCCTGCTGATTGCAATTGTTCCACATTTGTGAGCAGACTCCTAATCTTCTCATTTGCTTGTTTGATTTCATCATTCTTAGTCTGCAGTTGATTGGTGTAACTAGCCTCCATTGCTTTGTATTGATTCCAAACAAATGTATTCTCCTTCTGAAGGGAAGTCAAATCAAACTTATGTTTCACAGAAAGGTTCTCATAATCATGTTTGAGCATTGCCACTTCTTTCTGAAGCTCAGAATGACTCTTAGATCTCTCCTTTGACAAATTTGGACTACCAACTTTCGCTTTCAGGCTTTCATATAACCCATCAAAAGAGATATTCATATCCTATGAGGTCAAAAACAGTAAGATTAGAAGAACACAACAAGGTAGTAACTGGTGAAGAGTTTACAACAATAATCCCAGCAATACACATATAAAGGAAGCTACCTCACCTCTTTATCAGGACATCTATGAGAGAGGATGTCAAACCAGGCTTTAAAATCATCTAATTCACTCTGTGCATGTTCTGCATCATATCACAATTACATTAATCCAATGCTAAACTTCAAATTACCAACACAAAACAGCAAAAGAAAACACGGATCAGGTAGAGTTTTCTAATTCCAAGCAGCTCCAAAACTATGATATACAATCCACCACCCTTGCCCtcaaaaaaataccttaataaTTCAGATTTAGGATAGCAAGAGATATGAGAGGTAGAACATCGCTCGCATAGTATAAAAGTATCGCAGAAGTggaaaagaacaaaaacaaaaggaCAGATACTCTTCAATAGAAATCAAAAGAATATGTTAAGCTCAACtctaaagtaaaaaaaaaaaaaaaaaaaaattgctctCGAAAACAAGCTACATACCATACTATTGATGTGAAAAGAACAACCCAGTTCCATGAAGCATTAGTAATACACAATTTATGACAGATTTGTCATTTCATTGCAGAGCAGTTTAGTTTCCAACCTTCCTAAGACAAATGTATGAAAAATGCAGAAAAAGATAGCTAACTACTTCATGACTTCATCACATATTCTTAAAGCCTAAGGCAAGGACAAACAAAGCTAAAAGCTTGCATCAACTACACAAGTATAATTGAacatccaaaaaaagctttcaCAAACAAGATGTACCGTATAATACTGTCAAAATAGGCGTCTACATGTGTCATATATTTTCACAGAACTTTGTAAATCCTTCACTTGCATTTTACGATCTAAGTTACTGCTTTTATTTGAATATCTTGTATGTTTGGATATCTACCAAGTCCCaaatttcaattacttctattttttaagaaaacacAGAAACCATAAAAAGGAGCTATTTAATTCGGAAGCTTAAAGAATGTTTCACAACAAGGTGCCTGAAGCAGCAAGGGGAATTTTTTGACATAAAGGAAATATGTTGGTGGTTCAGCATTAGCTAACAGCATTACAGCaatgtaattttaaatttcGACGCAACTTTGTATGCACATAGAGATGGTTTTGGTCAAATTATATCATACACGTAATTGATGCACCAACATATTACAAGAATAAGGGTATACAAGGAATCTCCTAGTGAAGAAGATATACAACTTACAAGTAGAAGAAAGCTCTCCACCAATGAGAAACAATAGAGACGAAACCCAATTGAAGATACCAAATCTACCAAAGGA
This genomic window contains:
- the LOC130810192 gene encoding uncharacterized protein LOC130810192; amino-acid sequence: MANAKKKINRSSSSDHQKWQVIFNALKQMLRKQAEQLDSLLDQRAFLQERMQRLLKRWNSDVIMFQDMISQTQRQLPLSEMARLVEISRADFFVAAKERNALFNKLKFEHAQSELDDFKAWFDILSHRCPDKEDMNISFDGLYESLKAKVGSPNLSKERSKSHSELQKEVAMLKHDYENLSVKHKFDLTSLQKENTFVWNQYKAMEASYTNQLQTKNDEIKQANEKIRSLLTNVEQLQSAGIEKDETVTTLRANIIKLEAVANNKDEEISKLKNELELLKSKITDFASERSTSGMKGKRQSSVLEEKATSAQLQVTICALRAKISELEAEANQKSEEISTLSKKIKWPRSKNSADMPVLRRCNNKQSSSRSSGRGNGRLQGTTSEEEAACFTQPQGTAATLRSKISELEAEAEADQRNGEIFNLSKELELLRSTSPADASASRRCSVRLSSSRSSGRENVKDETNSVGLVSKQGVRWSKRKQDKIIDVEDTPRLFTSQFKIPKLRSKSPHRR